A genomic window from Halorubrum trapanicum includes:
- a CDS encoding YihY/virulence factor BrkB family protein has protein sequence MSRHSRTAFGTARRVADLAIDRQVTFLAAAIAYYAFVSLVPALLLLVVVATAVFGETIAAELVASTGEFLTPAGEEAVVAAVSSAGGRTGASLLGLGVLLWSTLKVFRGLDTAFVSLYGGDEPPGFLKQVADAASVVVAVGVGIGVMVAVGAFVAAADVLPLIEAASVLALPLFLAAVFLPMYYVLPQPSIGVREALPGAAFAAVCWTLLQAGFQVYAAGAAQYQVYGVIGGVLLLVTWLYLAAVVVVLGGAINVVIAGRGDDGDGLRNGGPEGPVTPSDDAADRQLQQDRDRPTGMNGESDPDGDDGERPRGAPDVAALEAEVRELRSQLDEFEDDVERRTVDKPEVESELKRYVRSRMRRGHARGWGPYLVLLYGTVLTLAALTSLQGIYAIGAIVVLGLSTLGLYTIFVVVGIGLNLIETPGKALDYARRRGDD, from the coding sequence GTGTCTCGACACTCGCGCACCGCGTTCGGCACGGCTCGGCGCGTCGCCGACCTCGCGATCGACCGGCAGGTGACGTTCCTCGCGGCCGCCATCGCCTACTACGCGTTCGTCTCGCTCGTCCCCGCGCTCCTGCTGCTCGTCGTCGTCGCCACCGCCGTCTTCGGCGAGACTATCGCCGCGGAGCTGGTCGCGTCGACGGGCGAGTTCCTCACGCCGGCCGGCGAGGAGGCGGTCGTCGCCGCCGTCTCCTCCGCCGGCGGCCGGACCGGCGCGAGCCTGCTCGGGCTCGGCGTGCTGCTGTGGTCGACGCTGAAGGTGTTCCGCGGGCTCGACACGGCGTTCGTCTCCCTCTACGGCGGCGACGAGCCGCCGGGCTTCCTCAAGCAGGTCGCCGACGCCGCCTCTGTCGTCGTCGCCGTCGGCGTCGGCATCGGCGTGATGGTCGCCGTCGGCGCGTTCGTCGCGGCCGCGGACGTGCTTCCCCTGATCGAGGCGGCGAGCGTCCTCGCCCTCCCCCTCTTCCTCGCCGCCGTCTTCCTCCCCATGTACTACGTCCTCCCGCAGCCGTCGATCGGCGTCCGCGAGGCGCTGCCGGGCGCGGCGTTCGCGGCGGTCTGCTGGACGCTGCTCCAGGCCGGGTTTCAGGTGTACGCCGCGGGCGCCGCGCAGTACCAGGTGTACGGCGTCATCGGCGGGGTCCTCCTCCTGGTCACCTGGCTGTACCTCGCGGCCGTCGTCGTCGTCCTCGGCGGCGCGATCAACGTGGTGATCGCGGGGCGGGGCGACGACGGCGACGGTCTCCGGAACGGCGGGCCGGAGGGCCCCGTCACCCCCTCGGACGACGCCGCGGACCGGCAGTTACAACAGGACCGCGACCGACCCACGGGTATGAACGGCGAGTCGGATCCCGACGGGGACGACGGCGAGCGGCCGCGCGGCGCGCCGGACGTCGCCGCCCTCGAAGCGGAGGTCCGGGAGCTGCGGTCGCAGCTCGACGAGTTCGAGGACGACGTGGAACGCCGCACGGTCGACAAGCCCGAGGTCGAGTCGGAGCTGAAGCGGTACGTGCGCTCGCGGATGCGCCGCGGCCACGCCCGCGGCTGGGGCCCGTACCTCGTGTTGCTGTACGGCACCGTGCTGACGCTCGCGGCGCTGACCTCCCTTCAGGGGATCTACGCGATCGGCGCCATCGTCGTCCTCGGGCTCTCGACGCTCGGCCTGTACACGATCTTCGTCGTCGTCGGCATCGGCCTCAACCTGATCGAGACGCCCGGCAAGGCGCTCGACTACGCCCGCCGCCGCGGCGATGACTGA
- a CDS encoding phosphatase PAP2 family protein, giving the protein MTGLVSAERGLGETAFVDALPEFVVVVFAAVTHLADPWFLFALLAVGYWFASEEVAGSPRRAGATAIAAVTCAYAATALGKAWFAVPRPPGAMPPADVPTWLPALLSGWYEAQVLSDGFGFPSGHATGGAAAYLAVALLYDRFWTDRARYVAAAAVAVAVAASRVVIEVHYLVDVLAGLAVGAGTVAVALRLAGDPRVRRSTSTEETAAGPTAALNPAPAFLLAAVVSTGALGVAVAGGHTGEVVEAGIGIATGAGGAVGWRLVEGDEPAVPVRVAVPALAVTGGLWVGAYALAGTLPVTLVATTAAVVAVVALPALPERIEAMNGAPN; this is encoded by the coding sequence GTGACCGGACTCGTCTCCGCCGAGCGCGGGCTGGGCGAGACCGCGTTCGTCGACGCGCTCCCGGAGTTCGTCGTCGTCGTCTTCGCGGCCGTCACCCACCTCGCGGACCCGTGGTTCCTCTTCGCGCTGCTCGCGGTCGGCTACTGGTTCGCGAGCGAGGAGGTCGCGGGGTCGCCGCGCCGCGCCGGCGCGACGGCCATCGCGGCCGTCACCTGCGCGTACGCCGCGACGGCGCTCGGCAAGGCGTGGTTCGCGGTCCCCCGACCGCCCGGCGCGATGCCCCCCGCCGACGTCCCGACGTGGCTCCCCGCGCTCCTGTCCGGGTGGTACGAGGCGCAGGTGCTCTCCGACGGGTTCGGCTTCCCGAGCGGTCACGCCACCGGCGGCGCGGCGGCGTACCTCGCCGTGGCCCTGTTGTACGACCGGTTCTGGACGGACCGTGCCCGCTACGTCGCGGCCGCCGCGGTCGCGGTCGCCGTCGCGGCCTCGCGGGTGGTCATCGAGGTCCACTACCTCGTCGACGTGCTCGCGGGGCTGGCCGTCGGCGCGGGGACGGTCGCCGTCGCGCTGCGGCTCGCGGGCGACCCGCGCGTCCGTCGCTCGACGAGCACGGAGGAGACGGCGGCCGGCCCGACCGCCGCGCTGAACCCCGCCCCGGCGTTCCTGCTCGCGGCGGTCGTCTCGACCGGCGCGCTGGGCGTCGCCGTCGCGGGGGGACACACCGGCGAGGTGGTCGAGGCGGGAATCGGGATCGCCACCGGCGCCGGCGGCGCGGTCGGCTGGCGGCTCGTGGAGGGCGACGAGCCCGCGGTCCCGGTCCGCGTCGCGGTCCCCGCGCTCGCGGTCACCGGCGGGCTCTGGGTCGGCGCCTACGCGCTCGCCGGGACGCTCCCGGTGACGCTCGTCGCCACGACCGCCGCCGTGGTCGCCGTCGTCGCGCTGCCCGCGCTGCCGGAGCGGATCGAGGCGATGAACGGCGCCCCGAACTGA